The genomic DNA CTGATCATCACTTTCCAGCTTCTGCAACTGCGCAGACAGCTTGCGGGCGGAGCCTTCCAGGGCCTGCACTTCGCGCAACAGCCGCGCCTCGCCAGTGCCCTGGGGGAACACCACTTCCGCCATCACCCGGTCACCCTCCACCCGGGAGAACAGCACCATGGTCAGCCAGCCGCTGTTGACCAGGGCGCAGCAGAAAATAAACAGCCCCACAAACACCACCACCAGCACATAGCGCCAGCGCAGCGCCCGGCGCAGCAGTGGCCGGGCGCGGTGCTCCAGCCAGCGGTCCAGCCCGGCGTTGATACGGGTGGAGAGTTGCTCGGACTTGCGCCAGATGCCCCGGGCCGGTCGGTCATAGCTGAGATGAGAGGGCAGAATCCACAGGGACTCCACCAGCGACAGCGCCAGAATGGCCATGGAGACGATGGGAATCACCCGCATCAGCGCCCCTTCCGGACCAGGCAGGAACAGCAGCGGCGCAAAGGCAAACAGGGTGGTGAGCACCGCAAACAGGATCGGCCGCGATACCCGCTGGGCGCCGGCGATGGCCGCCTCCTGGCCGCTCATGCCGCCCTGGCGACGCTGATGGTCGATGCTTTCACCGACGATCACCGCATCGTCCACCACGATGCCCAGCACCAGAATAAAGGCGAACAGGGAAATGGTATTGAAGGATTCCCCCAGCACCGGTAGCAAGGCACAGGCGCCCAGCATGCACACCGGAATCCCCAGTGCCACCCAGCCGGCCAGGCGCAGGGTGAGAAACACCCCCAGCATCAGGGTCAGCAGCACCAACCCCTGCAGGGCATTGCGCCACAGCAGGTGTGAGCGATCACGGAACTGGGCGGCATCATCGCTCCACACCCGCAGGGCCACACCGCGGGGCAGCTCCGCTTCCTGCAGATAGCTGCTCACCGCCCCGGCCACGTCCAGCACGTTCTGGTCGCCCACCCGGTAGACATCCAGAGCCACCGCCGGCTGGCCGTCCAGCCAGGCGGCCTGACTGTCCCGGGAAAAGCCATCCTCGATATGCGCCACATCCCCCAGCCGCAGCAGATCGCCCTGCTCCGACTGGCGGATCACCAACTGCTCATAGGCGCCGGCATCCCCCGGTTGCTGGCCGGTCTGTAACAGCCAGTCACCCCGGTCGCTGCGCAACAGCCCCCCGGCGACACGCTCCACGCTTTCGCGGGCGGCGGCGGCCATGCCTTCCAGGGTGAGCTGGTAGCGGTACAGATCATCCCGCGCCACGGTCAGCGCCATTTCCCGTTCCGGCAGGTTTTCGATATCCACGCTGGATACCGCCTCATGATTGAGCAGCTGCCGGCGCACCTGGTGAGCAAGCTGATAGATATCCTGGCGGGAGAGGCTGCCGCTGAGCAGCAGCCGCACCACCCGGTTGCGCACGATAAGCTCCTGCACCCGCGGGCGCTCGGCATCGCCGGGCAAGGTGTCCAGCCCTTCCAGGCGGGTACGGATCTGCTCCAGCACCGCGCGGGTATCATGGCCCTTGAGCACATCCAGTTGCACCGAACACAGCCCCTCACGGGCTTCGCTGATCAGCTCGGTGCCCCCTTCCACTTCGTCGATGGCGGTTTCCACCGGCGTGCAGACCATGGCTTCCACGCTTTCCGGGGTGGCCTGGGGCCAGGCCACGTAGATGCCGATGCGATCCAGCGGCACGTTGGGCAGGGTTTCCTGGCGGGTGTGGGGGATGGCCATCAACCCCGCCAGCAGCAGGGTCATCATCAGCAGGTTGGCCACTGCACCATTACGGGCAAACCAGGCAATACTGCGATTCACAGCGTCGTCTCAGTGGCAGAACGGTCGGCCAGGCCACCGGCGGGGGCACGGGGATCGATACGCATGCCTTCCAGTAATTGCAGATCACCGGCCAGCACCACCCGTGAAGACGCGGTCACGCCATCGTGCAGGTACAGGTAGTCGTCATCGTGGTGCAGTACCGCCACGGACTGACGGCGCAGGCGCTTGTCCTTATCCAGTACCCAGACCGTCTTTTCACCGGCCTGGGCTGCTCGGGGCAGCACCGCCACGTTGCGGGTGGGTGCACCCCGTAGTTCCGCCTGTACCAACACCCCGGGTTCCAGGGGCAGACCGTCTTCGGCATTGGTGACCTGAACGATCAGGTGCATCATGCGGTTCTTGTTCAGGCCGCCCTCACGGCGCACCACCTTGCCCTGCCATTCACCATCACGGCCGGCGAAGCGTCCGCGCAGGGTAACGCTGACCTGCCGCAGGGTCTGTTCATCGCCGGGCATGATGCCCAGTAGCGCCAGCCATTCATCGCGAACCGGCAGCCGCACTTCCACCTGGTCTTCCTGATACAAGCGAGCCAGTACACTGCCGGCCTGAATCTGCTGGCCGGCCATCACCTGCACCGCCTTCAGACGGCCACTGATGGGCGCGACCAGTGTGGTCTGTTCCAGGTTTCGCTGGGCCTGTCGCAGCCCGGCACGGGCGGAGGCCAGCCGGCTGTTGGCCTCATCCAGTTGCGGCTCGAAACGACCCAACGCGGAAGATCGTCCGGAAGACCCGGACACCCGCGCCCGCGCCCGGGTTTCTTCCAGATGCAGGCGGGCAGCGTGGACCGCGTTCTGCTGCGCGGTGACTTCCAGGGCAAAGGGTTCCGGATCCAGCTTCAGTAGTACCTCGCCGGCGGTCACCCGGCCCCCATCCGCCAGCAGCGGCGACACTTCCTGAACCCGGCCGGAGACTTCCAGGCTCAGGGGCAATTCATGACGGGCACGCACCAGACCCTGGCTGTGTACCGGGATCACCACGTCCTTCCACTCCACCTGCCAGGTATCCAGGGCGAGGATGGATTCTTCGCTTTTCAACGCAGGGGTTGCCGGCGGCACCAGATACAGGGCAACCACCGCCAACCCCATGGCCAGGGTCGCCAGCAGGGCCACCAGCGCGCGCAGGCTGAGGAACCGCTTCATGCCGCCACTCCCACCAGCCCATCCACCCAGCGTTGCAGACATTGCTGAGCCACCGCCTGCGACGCACCCAGGGACGGATGAAGCTTTAGCGCCAGGTTCAGGCTGCCGTTGACGATCATCATGCCGTTGGCCACCGGGTGATTGGGGCTGCCCGGGCCACAGCAGACGAACACCGTATCCGGAGCCAGACCAGCGGAGACAAAGTCGATTTGCCACGTTCCCAGGTTGGAAAAAGAGCCCGCGTGCTGCGGGCCGTTGAGCAGGCGGCCACACAGCCAATCCACTCCCCGCTGACCGATTACCCGGCCAATGCGGGCCAAGTGCCAGTAACGCCAGTGAATATTGGCTTTCAGGTAGCGGCGGATGGTGTGATCCAGCTGTTCAGGCGTGTCATCCCGATCCACCGTCAGATAAAAGGCGCTGGACAGGTTCATGTCCGGCCGCCCCATGGGCACCACCCCGCGCATGTTCACCGGGAAACACCAGCTCACCGGGCCGGACCCCGTCATCAGGGTCTCCACCACCGCCCGGTGCAGAGCCAGCAGCAACAGGCTGTTGAGCGACACCTGCATTGCCTCGGCCCGTTGGCGCAGGGCACGGGTCTGCTGCGGCGTCAGCCATTGCACCAGAGGCTCATCCGGTTGCTCATGGGGAGGCGTGTCGAACACACGCCACCGGGGTGGTTGCGGCAAGCGCTGCTCCGGCCGGGCCTGCCAGCGACGCCAGAAAGACGGCGCGCGGGTCTGACGACTGAGGGGCATGCCAGGCTGACGCACCCCCATGCGCTTGAGGGATTCGGCGATCCCCCCCACGCCATCATGGTCACGATGACGTAACGCCACGGTATCGCGCTTGCCGGTACCCGGATTGATGAAAATAAATTCGATGCGGTCATCAATACCGAGCCGGGCGCGAGCCCGGTACCACATGCCGATGTAATCTGTTGCGCTGGCACTCACAGCCGGGCTACCTCCACATAGGGCAGGCGTCCATCGAGCTGGTCACGGGGATCGCCGTCGTAACTCACCAGAAAGTGATCGCTCAACAACAGGCGACGGCGGTAACGCGCAGGCACCTGGGCCAGCGGATCCTGAGTAAAAAAGCCACATACCAGCGCATCATAGTGGCCATGGAAACGGCTGATGGCATCGTCAAGCAACAGTCGCAGTAACTCCGGTCGATTGTCCTCCACCACCACGCTGTGCAGGGTCAGGTAGGACAACACGCCACCAGGAGCAGGCAACTTCATGCCACCGCGCAACATACTGTGGGTGTTGTAAAGATGGCGCATGACGCCCATGCCGCGAGCATAGCCCAGCACACGGGTCTGCTTGATGCCCTGCTGATCCCAGAAACCCACCAGGCCCTTGAGGACGCCACCAATCCACAGACCGATAAAGTTACGTGGGCTGAGCCCGTAGCAGTAGGCATCGCCGCGCACACGGGACACATCCCAGTAGGGGAAAAACTGTTTCTGCGAGCCCTGGTAGCGCAGCAGTTGGGAAATGGCATCCAGGTCCGCCTCGCCGGTCTGGCGAATGACCACATCATCGGGCAATCGCCGGCGACGGGCCCTGGTATAGAGCATGCTGGTTTCGATGCTACCCGATGGGTAATAGGTGGGCAGCCCGGCGCGGCCACTGGCCACGGTGGACAGGGAGGCCATGTTGTCGCGCAACACCGTGGTCTGCATCCACTCGCCTTCCGCCAATTGCTTGCGCAGCTGACGAAACAGCCGGTGCAGAATCATGCCGTTGCGACATTGCGGGGCGATGCGCAGATCGTGGGCGTAACGCACCGGCTGCGCCTGGCCGTTTACCCACACATGGCGCCAGCCCACGTTGTAGACCGCACCGATCGGGCCTTCTCCCTCGCTGGGTTCCGCCACCCAGACATCTGGTTCTTCGCAGGTCACCCGGGCGCCACGAAAGTAGTCCGGGTTACGTTCAAAATTGAGGGTGACCGCCCCCGGCTGTGGCGTGCCCTGCAACAGCGACAGGATGGCGCCATTGTCCTCTTCCCGGGCCTGGCGGATGCGGTAGCTCATAGCACCACCTCCCGGGCCAAGCGGGCCGATACCTGCGAGTGGCGAAGCCACGTTGGCAGCTCACCGGGCCAGTACTGCAGGGACTCCATCTTGATGTTGCCCTCGATCATGCCGCGCTCGCGACACTGCTGCAGATAACGCTCACGCATGTCCGGGTGAATCACACAGCGCAGCGGTGCCAGTTGTTCCAGATTGCGGGCCAACTGGTAATGAAAGTGTTGCTGCAGGGCCGCGTCGAGAGCGTTGGCCACTTTTGCACTTTCAAGGCTCTCCCCTTCCAGCAGCAGCAGATAACCGGGGATACCCTCACCGGCATCCTCCACCGCCACGGTACACACCGGCAGGGTTTTTACCGGCAAGGTGATCTCCGCCATGGCCGCATCCAGCGCAGCCGCAGTGAGCTTTTCACCCACCAGGTCCGTGGTACCGGCACGGCCAAGGAAGGTCAGCGCAGGAATGCCGCCCGGCAAGCCATCCACCCGCACCAGATCTTTCAGCCGATAGCGCAACAGGCCACTACCGGTACTGAGCAACGGCATCACTTCCTGCCCTTGCTCCAGCTCCCAGGGCGCATAGATGGCGCCATCGGACGGATCCTGGAATTCATAGACATGGCTGCGATAGGCCAGCGCATGCTGCCCCTGATAGGGAATAGTGACAACACCTTCGGTAGCCCACAGCCCCTTGCCCTGGAACGCCGCCTGCGGCAACAGGGCATGCAGCTGCCTGGCCCAGGGACCGGATGCGGCGGTCTCCCAGGCACTGACCAACGCCAGTGACGGCCACAACGTCATAAAGAAATCCGCACTCAGGCGCCCATCCCACTGACGCAACAATGCCGCTGCGCGAGGTGAGCGAGGGCAACACTGGGTACGACTTCCCTGCATGCGCTTGCCCCAGGAACCGCTCGCCAGCACCTCTGCCAGTTCCTCGCGCCACAGGGCCATGGACTTGAGCAGACCCAACCCGAAGGTGGGACTCCAGATGGACATCATGGACAGGGAGGAATCACTGATCAGATAGGCCAGCGTGGCAAACAGCGAATCCTCGGAAGTCCGTGCCAGTGACACATCCTGGGGCACCGCCTGGGTGGCACCGGCCAGCAGCCGCTTGCCCATGGACATGAGCTGAATATCGTCATTGATGTCATCGCGCATGTTGTCGCGCAGTGAGGTGGGCACCCAGGACATGGACCAGTAATGGCGGCCCTGTCTGAGCCGCGGGAACTGACGATACAGGTCCACAATCCAGGGACTGATCGCGCTGTCCAGTTCCGACAGGAACTGGCGGGTATAGGGAATCCATTTGATCGCAGAAGTCGACCCACTGGTGGGCTGGTAGCGAACCACCGGAGACTGAATCAGGGCATTGCCGCCCATCTCGCGGGCGCGATTGACCGGATCGCGCCAGTGATCGTAATCACTCACCGGTACCTGCTTGGCAAAGGTCTCCCATTGCCAATCCGCCGCTATTCCCTGACGTTGACCGGCTTCACAAGCTGCCACCTTGCGCAGCAACAACGCCTGTTTTTGTCTTTGCACACTTTCCAGCCGTGCCCGCCCGGCGGCAAAGCGCCGCTCACCCGGCCAGGCGGCCATTTTGAGCAAACGATGTCCGAACATGGTCACCCCGGTTTTTATTCGCAGGCCACTGCTGCAATTTGTGTTTTTGTTTTTCTGCGTTGTTTGCGCCACAGGGAGAACGGATAACTCAGCAGCAGGGAGAAATTGATTTCCCCGATACAGGGCAATTCGGTACCCCGATTCCAGGTAGGGTTGCGTGTTTCGAAAAACTGAATCTTTTCGTTTTTCTGACGCATTTCTGCAGTAATGTTTGCCACATTGGACTTCAGGTGAGTATAACCATCGCCAAAATCCAGCAATTTATTTTCCACACAGTAGTAGTCGGAAAATAAACGCTCGCAATAGGAATCGACCAGGGTTTCAAGCTCAGCGTTCTTTCCCTCCGGATGTGGGTAGTAAGTGTGGAAGTTATTCGCCATCAATAAATAGGTTTTATAGCCTTTTGATATCAGCAACCAGAAGAGGGGACGAAAAGGATGGCGCAACTTCTCACGGATCATGCGCAGGAAAAAAGTCACCTGCAGGGCACGGCTACCCCAGTATTTTTCTTCCATGATTGTATCGCCGCTAAAAACCCCTTTTACCCGGCGGCCATCCACATTCATATCCAGGGTTTTCAGGGTAGAGAAACCAACCACGCGCTTGGTCGGCTTTTCCTCCACCAGAATCACGCCACTTTTTTCCACCATGTCATGACAGAAGACATCGAGACTTACATTTTCGTAGTACCCCGAGTAAATCTCATACATTCTTCGCATTATAGGAACTGATACTTTGGAAAGGGGTAGGTAACGAGCTTTAAGGGTTTCAGTTTTTTCCCTTTGCATTTTTCTGCTCCATGATTATTTTTATGCACAAAAAAGCGGGGCTCATCATGTCCATGGAAGGTGACCGACTTAATAGTTAAAGCGGCCATTTTTTTGTTAAAAAGGGCAAGAGGTGTTTAATACCTACGAAATACAACGCCTAATGAGAGCGCCGTCACAAGCCTAACAACAACTTCATCAGGCATAATAAAAATGAAAAACGATGGAATGGCACTCGACGTTCCTCTTATCTCAGTCCGTTATGCCCGCCGTTTTTTGCGGTTTGTACAAAAACAGGGAATAAGTGGAACGATGGTGCTCGATGGTTCCGGGATTGATAGCAACATGCTCGAAAATCCCGACGCTTATCTTTCCATGCGACAAACCCAGCATCTTCTCCATAACGGTAACCGGCTTCTTAACGACCCTACTGCCTCGTTCCGCTTCGGGCAGGAGCTGGATCTGCAAGGGCATGGTATTTTCGGTTTTGCTCTTCTTCGACAACGGGATTACCGCAAGCTGGTAAATATGGTGGTGCAGTATCTGCGTGTTTCCCTGCCACTGATGGATATGGAAATTCACTGTACCGGTGAATTGATCTCCATTCGCCTTCACGACAACTGGGACCTGAAAAAACTCAAACCCATGGTGGCGAATATCTATATGGGTAGCATCCATACCCTGGCATCACTGGTATGCCGTAAGTTCACGTTCGAATTTGATTTTGCCTGCCCCGGAAACAGCATGGCCTGGCAACATCTGGCCGAGGGCGTAGAGGTAAAATTCAACAGGCCTCACAACCGGGTTTTGATGCCCCTATCCGGTCGCCAGGCAAGGGATGACGATACCAGCGTGGCCACCTACCTGGCCGCCGCCCGATCACGGGAGCAGATTCAGGGTGATGACAGCCTCAATGTGGTCATGAAAGTGCGGACCGAAATCATGAACACGCCTGGCCGTGACGGCACTCTGGAACGGGTTGCTCAGAAACTGGGGATGAGCCCACGCTCGGTAAGGCGGCACCTGGGTCTGGCCGGCTTTTCCTTCAGCGGCATTCGCAACGACATCCGTGAAACGTTCGCCAGCCGCTATTTGACGGAAACGGACATGCCTCTGGAAAAAATTGCTGATCAGCTTGGATACAGCGACCAGGCCAGCTTCAGCAAGGCCTATCGCAGCTGGACGAGACGTACCCCGGGGGAAGTCCGTCGTGCCAGTCGCCCTGACCGTAACTGATTGAAATTGACCTAATCGCTCCTGGGACAGGCGCTTGGGTTTTTCCATTTCCCCGTCATTGCCACTAGTATCAAGGTCACCATGCTGCACACTTCCATACCAGCAATAACAAGCAGGATAGATCCATGAAGAAGTTGATTATCGCCGTCGCTACGGCCTTTGCCCTCACCGCTTCGCTGGCCGCCCAGGCCGAACCCATCAAACGCAAAATCTGTGTCTTTGATATCGTCGGCAACGTTGGGCCGGTAATGAGTGCCATGAAAGACTGGCAGGCAGCCGCGGTGGGTTGGGGGCTGGAAGTGGAGCTGATTCCCCATACCAACGAAGCCATTGCTGCCGAGGATCTCAAGGCCGGCGTCTGTGATGCTGCTCTGATCACCGGTATCCGTGGCCGTAATTTCAACAAGTATGCCGGCACCATCGATTCCATTGGCGCCATTCCCTCCATGGAGCATATGGAAGTGGTACTGAAAGTGCTGGCGCATCCGCAAACCGCCGACAAACTGTCCCAGGGGTCCTACCAGGTCATGGGTGTGGCCCCGGCCGGTGCTGCCTATATCTTCGTCAATGACCGGGAGATCAACTCCCTGGCCAAGGCGGCCGGCAAGCGTGTGGCGGTACTGGAGTACGACGAAACCCAGGCCATCCTTGTCTCCCAGGTAGGAGCAACCCCGGTTGGGTCCGACATCACCAATTTCTCCACCAAATTCAACAATGGTGTTGTCGATGTGATCGCCGCCCCGCTGGTGGCCTACGATGCTCTGGAACTCTACAAGGGGCTTAGCCCGGATGGTGGCATCATCGACTATCCGCTGGCCCAACTGACCATTCAGCTGATCGCCAAGAAAGACCGCTTCCCCGCCGACATGGCACAGAAATCCCGCGAGTATTTCTATAACAACCTCGACCGCATCACCGAGCAGCTGGACAAGGAAGCCCAGAAAGTCGACCAGAAATGGTGGGTACAGATCCCAGAGGCGGACAAGAGAGAATACGAAGTGATGATGCAGCAAGCCCGCGACCAACTGCGCAACGAGGGCTATTATGATCCGGACATGCTCGGTCTGCTGCGCAAGGTACGCTGCAAGATGGACCCGGCACGGGCGGAGTGCACCTAGGAAAGCAGTTGAAAGTTTCAAGTTGAAAGTTACAACGCGAGATAGTCCGTCTCGTTGTTAACGCAAAGAGGCCGCGCCCAAACTATTGGCCGCGGCCTCTTGCATTTCAGTTCCTGAAACAGGCAGGCGCGTTGCAACTTGGAACTTTCAACTTGTAACTCATCAAAGCCCCAACTGCTTGGCAATCACCTCATTCATGATCTCATGGGTGCCGCCGCCGATGGAGAGGATGCGGTTGTCACGGTACAGACGTTCGACCACGGTGCCGCGCATGTAGCCACTGCCACCGAATAATTGCACCGCGTCATAGGTAACCCGGTCGGCACAACGGGTGGCCACGTTCTTGGCCATGGACACATCCAGCACACAGTTTTCGCCAGCAGCAATCTTGGCAGCCACCCGATAGGTGAACTCGGTGCTGGCTTTCACATCAGTGGCCATTTCCGCCAGCTTGTGGCGGGTAACCTGGAAGCCGGCCAGGGGACGACCAAAGGCTTCGCGCTCTTTCACGTAGCGCATGGCCTCATCCAGCGCCAGCTGGGCGGTGCTGTTGGCCGTCACCGCCAGTATCAGGCGCTCCATCTGGAAATTGCTCATGATGCAGTAGAAGCCGCCGTTCTCCGGGCCGATCAGGTTTTCCGCCGGCACCCGGCAATCCTCGAAGAACAGCTCGGCGGTGTCGGATGCCCACCAGCCCATCTTCTTCAGCTTGCGGCCCACGGAGAAGCCCGGAGTACCCTTCTCAACCAATAACAGACTGATACCACCGTAGCCCTTGTCACCAGTGCGCACCGCCACGGTGTAATAGTCCGCACGCACGCCGCTAGTGATAAAGGTCTTGGCGCCGTTCACCACGTAATGGTCACCATCACGCACAGCACGGGTGCGCAGATTAGCTACGTCAGAGCCACCATTGGGCTCGGTAATGGCCAGGGCGGAGATCTTCTGCCCGCCAATCACCTCCGGCACCACCTTCTGCTTCATGCCATCGCTGCCCCACTTCCAGATCGGCGGCAGACCAATATCCAGAGAGCCCAGGCTGGCGCAAAGGCCGCCGGACGAACATCGCACCAGCTCCTCGCAGGCGGCAATCTTCATGAACACATCTTCGCCGGTGCCACCGAATTCTTCCGGGGCATTGATGCTCAGGATGCCGGCGTCGGCGGCCTTGTTGTACAGCTCGCGGGGGAATTCACCGGCTTCTTCCCAGTCATCCACATGGGGCAGGATTTCCCTTTCCACAAATTTGCGAACGGTCTCGCGCACCATCTGGTGGGTTTCATTGAAATAATCCAACGCGCTCACAGGGCCTCCTTTTTATTAGCTAACCTAGCGCTTGCTTGGTCGCTAACATAGCAGAGGGAGGCAGCAGGAGGCCAGGGTGGTATCTGACGCTTTCTGTGGGAAGCGATGCTTGCATCGCAAAGAGGTTAGGCGGGCGGGCTTATTCGCGATGCGAGCATCGCTGCCCGCAGGGATAAGGCGCCTGTTTCACGCAAAAGGACGGCGACCGCGCAGAGCCTGGGCCAGAGTGGCACCGTCGACGAATTCCAGATCGCCGCCCATGGGTACCCCCTGGGCGATGCGGCTGACGGTAACGCCGGCCTCCTGGGCCAGATCCAGCACATAATGGGCGGTGGCTTCCCCTTCCACGGTGGTGCCGGTAGCCAGAATCAACTCGTTGATTTCGCCTTGCTTCAAGCGCTGCTCAAGCACATCCAGCCCCAGTTCCCGGGGGCCGATACCATCCAGCGGCGACAATTCACCCATCAGCACGAAGTACTGACCGCGGTATTCGCCGGACTGCTCGAAGGCCAGCACATCCGCCGGCGTGGCAACGATACAGACCAGGGTGGAATCCCGGCGGGCATCGCTGCACACCGGGCAGAGCGCCTCTTCCGCGTAATTACGGCAGCGCTGGCAGTGTTGCACCCCATCCATGGCCGCATGCAGGGCATCGCCGAGCCGACGGCCCTCTTCCCGACCACGGTCCAGCAGGGCATAGGCCATGCGCTGTGCGGAACGTGGCCCCACACCCGGCAGACAGGTAAAGGCGTGGATCAACTGATCAACCAGCGGCGCATGCTTCACAGACAGCGCCCCTTATGGCTTGAAGCCCGGCGGAAAGGGAAAACCGCCGGCCATGTTCTGCATGTTGTCCTGTTGCTGTTTTTCCACCCGACGCACAGCGTCGTTGACGGCAGCCGCCAGCAGGTCTTCCAGCAACTCCTTGTCCTCACTCATCAGGGAGGCATCAATGTCCACGGCTTTGACGTCGTGGCGGCCATTCATGGTCACCTTGACCAGGCCGGCACCGGATTCACCGGTCACTTCCGCGTTGGCGGCCTCGTCCTGCATCTTTTTCTTCTTCTCCTGCATGGCCTGGGCCTGTTGCATGAGAGAGTTGATATCGAAATCCATCATTGTCTCCACCCGGTCTGACCGGGAGTTATTCCACCGTTTCTTTCGGCACTACACTGTCTTCGTCCAGCCGGCCATCAAAGGTGCTGACCAGCTGCTGTACTACCGGATCGTCATGCAGGGTCCGGGTGGCATCGACCAGCAGCTCCTGGCGCCGGGCTTCGGCCATGGCTTCCGGGGTATCGCCAGCCTTGCGTTCGTACTCCACCTGGATCTGGATGCGCCGCTGGAAATAATTTTCCAGCGCACCGCTCAACTCGTCCAGCCGTTCCCGGTTAACCAGCACCTCGTGCCCGGTGCTGATACGCAAGGTCCAGACCGTTTCTTCCCGGCTCACCAGCACCGCGTTGCGGGCAATATTGCGCACCGTGCCGTCCAGATCCAGACGCAGCAACAGGGCCGCCCACCAGGTGGCCACCTCGGATTCGCTGGTCGGTTCCGACAGCGGCGCCAGCGGCGGCTCTTCTGCGGCGTCCTGCGTCGGTTGCGCAGCAACCGATTCCGGCACCGGCTCCGGTGTGGGCTCCGGTTCCGGCTGGGGCGGCTCGGGCTCCGATGGAACGGGCTCAGGCGCCGTCTGCTCACTGGGCTCCTCGCGGCCTGGACGTTCCACCTGAGCCAGGGCGGCGGAGGTGGCGCCACCTTGAGGCACCGACTCCACAACCGGACTGGCAGCGGGCTGGGAAGTGGGCGGCGTTGGCGGCGCGGGGGCAGCAGCGGGCCGGTCCAGCAGGGCTCGCAAATCCGGTTTGCCGCCGGCTTGTGCCGACGGCGTCGCCGCTTCAGGCTTTTTTGCGCCGGCGTGTTCCCCCCGACTCGGCAACACCCCTTTGGGCGTGAAGAGCACCATGCGCAGCAGCAACATTTCCAGCGCCGCACGGCTGTCCGGGGCATCCTGCAGATCCCGACGGCCGCGCACGGCCACGTCGTAATAGAGCTGTACCTGCTCGGCGCTCAGCGCCGCCGCCAGCTGGGTAATGGTCTCGTCATGGCTGCCCGGTACCGCCTGGCAGACCGCCAACTGGTGCAGCTGGCTAATCAGCTCGTCCAGCAGCGCCAGTTCCCCGGGGCAGTGCTCGCTGACGGAGGCCAGCGCCTGCAGCACGCCGCCCGGCTCCTGCTCCGCCAGCGCCACCAGCAGGGTCAGTACATGGTTGCGATCCACGGTGCCCAGCATGGCGTTCACCGCCTCGCTGCTGAGCTGCTCGCTGCCGAAGGCAATAGCCTGGTCGGTCAGGCTGAGGGCATCGCGCATGGAGCCCTGGGCAGCCTTGCCCAGGGCCAGCAAAGCGGGTGCCTCGTAGCGGATCATTTCCTTGTCCAGCAGGGCCTGCAGATGGCCGGCAATCTGCTCCGCCGGCAGCGCCTTGAGGCTGAACTGCAGACAGCGCGACAGCACCG from Alcanivorax sp. includes the following:
- a CDS encoding GH3 auxin-responsive promoter family protein; translation: MFGHRLLKMAAWPGERRFAAGRARLESVQRQKQALLLRKVAACEAGQRQGIAADWQWETFAKQVPVSDYDHWRDPVNRAREMGGNALIQSPVVRYQPTSGSTSAIKWIPYTRQFLSELDSAISPWIVDLYRQFPRLRQGRHYWSMSWVPTSLRDNMRDDINDDIQLMSMGKRLLAGATQAVPQDVSLARTSEDSLFATLAYLISDSSLSMMSIWSPTFGLGLLKSMALWREELAEVLASGSWGKRMQGSRTQCCPRSPRAAALLRQWDGRLSADFFMTLWPSLALVSAWETAASGPWARQLHALLPQAAFQGKGLWATEGVVTIPYQGQHALAYRSHVYEFQDPSDGAIYAPWELEQGQEVMPLLSTGSGLLRYRLKDLVRVDGLPGGIPALTFLGRAGTTDLVGEKLTAAALDAAMAEITLPVKTLPVCTVAVEDAGEGIPGYLLLLEGESLESAKVANALDAALQQHFHYQLARNLEQLAPLRCVIHPDMRERYLQQCRERGMIEGNIKMESLQYWPGELPTWLRHSQVSARLAREVVL
- a CDS encoding AraC family transcriptional regulator is translated as MALDVPLISVRYARRFLRFVQKQGISGTMVLDGSGIDSNMLENPDAYLSMRQTQHLLHNGNRLLNDPTASFRFGQELDLQGHGIFGFALLRQRDYRKLVNMVVQYLRVSLPLMDMEIHCTGELISIRLHDNWDLKKLKPMVANIYMGSIHTLASLVCRKFTFEFDFACPGNSMAWQHLAEGVEVKFNRPHNRVLMPLSGRQARDDDTSVATYLAAARSREQIQGDDSLNVVMKVRTEIMNTPGRDGTLERVAQKLGMSPRSVRRHLGLAGFSFSGIRNDIRETFASRYLTETDMPLEKIADQLGYSDQASFSKAYRSWTRRTPGEVRRASRPDRN
- a CDS encoding efflux RND transporter periplasmic adaptor subunit, producing MKRFLSLRALVALLATLAMGLAVVALYLVPPATPALKSEESILALDTWQVEWKDVVIPVHSQGLVRARHELPLSLEVSGRVQEVSPLLADGGRVTAGEVLLKLDPEPFALEVTAQQNAVHAARLHLEETRARARVSGSSGRSSALGRFEPQLDEANSRLASARAGLRQAQRNLEQTTLVAPISGRLKAVQVMAGQQIQAGSVLARLYQEDQVEVRLPVRDEWLALLGIMPGDEQTLRQVSVTLRGRFAGRDGEWQGKVVRREGGLNKNRMMHLIVQVTNAEDGLPLEPGVLVQAELRGAPTRNVAVLPRAAQAGEKTVWVLDKDKRLRRQSVAVLHHDDDYLYLHDGVTASSRVVLAGDLQLLEGMRIDPRAPAGGLADRSATETTL
- a CDS encoding efflux RND transporter permease subunit: MNRSIAWFARNGAVANLLMMTLLLAGLMAIPHTRQETLPNVPLDRIGIYVAWPQATPESVEAMVCTPVETAIDEVEGGTELISEAREGLCSVQLDVLKGHDTRAVLEQIRTRLEGLDTLPGDAERPRVQELIVRNRVVRLLLSGSLSRQDIYQLAHQVRRQLLNHEAVSSVDIENLPEREMALTVARDDLYRYQLTLEGMAAAARESVERVAGGLLRSDRGDWLLQTGQQPGDAGAYEQLVIRQSEQGDLLRLGDVAHIEDGFSRDSQAAWLDGQPAVALDVYRVGDQNVLDVAGAVSSYLQEAELPRGVALRVWSDDAAQFRDRSHLLWRNALQGLVLLTLMLGVFLTLRLAGWVALGIPVCMLGACALLPVLGESFNTISLFAFILVLGIVVDDAVIVGESIDHQRRQGGMSGQEAAIAGAQRVSRPILFAVLTTLFAFAPLLFLPGPEGALMRVIPIVSMAILALSLVESLWILPSHLSYDRPARGIWRKSEQLSTRINAGLDRWLEHRARPLLRRALRWRYVLVVVFVGLFIFCCALVNSGWLTMVLFSRVEGDRVMAEVVFPQGTGEARLLREVQALEGSARKLSAQLQKLESDDQPVTVNAVFAEQGVRQKTSNARDPGARFRVRVTLAIGGDTSALPPRELASLWRDQHGPIADALSVKFHASLMQVKPDIHVNLFHPDLATLQRLSEQTALALARMEGVHEVANNLHARRTIVDIGLREEGKLAGLRAEQLGLQIRNAFHGIELDRWFEQDQEVPVMLRLASGDSRRISDLERLPVQLPDGEITVLAAVADLDRRQVPAMISHYDGRRSATVSAFVDEHVTSPAQVMTALREQVLAPMQTADEQAGWTVAGKQAAIQDFLDHLSISYLIALAAIFFLLTVLFGGYGQPLLVMAAIPFGMVGAFMGHFLLGYSLTLWSLVGVIAVSGVVVNDNLVLIDAVNSFRAHGMRLRDAVIEGVSGRLRPVMLTSITTFAGVAPLMLETSVQARFLIPMAVSLAFGVLFATLVSLLLVPCLLVVSHDARTLIQRGLARWRAPEAAEDDSVDMAYERGRITAWWVAHNPYQDAVLRSAWEAGRQDHGAASDATEHP